TTGGTATTGACTGCAACACATTTAAACCATCGGAACAACAGAAATTAAAAAATAATATTAATCTTGATTTGAATTCTAATGCCTTAAAGATTGTTTTTATAGATGAAGGCATAAATTTAATTGGAAAAATAGATATAAACGACTTAAATAGTTATGGAGAATATATTAATTCAACAAATATGGTAACTTCAAAACTAACAGTATATTTAATAGTAAATGAAACAGATGTAAAATTATCAAAAGATATCATTGAGAAATACGACCCAACCATTACAAAATTGTAAATCTTATACCTTATATAATGTGTAATATATAATATATTAATTAATATAGAGATGGTTATATAATGGAGCTCCCTACTATAAACACAATAAAAGAAAAAATAAAAATACATCATTTATTTTTAATGGTGGGTTGCATATATATTTCACTATCTAGCGTTTCCTATTATTCTGGATTTTTAGCTTTTTTTAGCTTAATTTTCTTTTATTTATCCTATATTGTAGGGGAAAAATTATATTATAATTTAAAATTAGATAATTTAATTGATAATGCAAATATAACAGGCAAATATAAAATAAATTATTCAAAACATTACAAATTTGGATTAATATTATTATTTATAGGAATATTGTTTATATTTTTTAATTTATTGTGGGTAAGGGGTGTGCCATTATTTGACCCAGATTCAAGAAGATTTTTAAATGTGCCATTTACAGCATTATCTCGGTTATTATTAATTGGCTGGGCAATAACTGTTGCATCTAATTTAAATTTAAATAGGTTAAAAATATTAATTTATTCGTTGGTTTTTTCATCGTTAATTATGCTGTTGGGATATAGGACAAATGGTATGATATTGTTATTGTCCATATTGTTTGTGGCATATTATTCAAATAGAATAAAAACAAAAGAATTAATATATTCCTCAGGAGGATTGTTTTTAATATTAATTGCAATGTCATTACAGAGACTTTATACAATGGGCATTGGCGGAATTCCGTTAATTTCAAGAATTGACTTAACTATGAGTGTTTTTGACATTATTGTTAAAGATTTTAATGGGGCATTTCTTGGATTATTGCATTATAGTGCCATATTTTCGTATTTTGGAATGGCATCAGGTGCAAGAAACATTATTGCAAATAATATAGGCGTTACTTCTGTTTCAATAACTCCCACCATATTTGGAGCTGTAATTGGAGATTATGGAATACTTGGGATTATTCCA
The window above is part of the Methanococcus aeolicus Nankai-3 genome. Proteins encoded here:
- a CDS encoding oligosaccharide repeat unit polymerase family protein; the encoded protein is MELPTINTIKEKIKIHHLFLMVGCIYISLSSVSYYSGFLAFFSLIFFYLSYIVGEKLYYNLKLDNLIDNANITGKYKINYSKHYKFGLILLFIGILFIFFNLLWVRGVPLFDPDSRRFLNVPFTALSRLLLIGWAITVASNLNLNRLKILIYSLVFSSLIMLLGYRTNGMILLLSILFVAYYSNRIKTKELIYSSGGLFLILIAMSLQRLYTMGIGGIPLISRIDLTMSVFDIIVKDFNGAFLGLLHYSAIFSYFGMASGARNIIANNIGVTSVSITPTIFGAVIGDYGILGIIPYFGILGIFLGLFYKIAEKLKGVYLGVFAIVVSYLIVSIETGLLDFDVLLYYLFGFILCIYASIKYILIDKFKK